The segment CCTCGGCCGTGGGGCGGGTGGGGTCGGCGCTCTCGTGCACACGGACGGTGAAGGCGGCCGCGTCGGCCGCGGCCCATACCGTGCCGTCGGCGGTCGCGGCGGCGATCAGCAGCAGATCGGCGTGGCCGCCCGCGAGGACGGGCGGTGCGGTGCCGTCGACGACGAGCCCGCCCTCGGGCTCGCGTACGGCGGTCAGTCCGCCGGGCCCGAAGGCGGCGGCCGCGACCCGGCGGCCGTCGGCGAGCGCGGCGGCCAGGTCCCGCTGTCCGGCGCGGTGCAGCACTTCGGCGGCGAGGGCGTGTCCCGGGTAGGGCCCCGGGAGCAGTGCGGCCCCGGTCTCCTCCAGCGCCACCGCCAGTTCGAGAAGGGTGCCGCCGCCCCCGCCGTACTCCTCGGGGAGGTGGATACCGAGGAGCCCCTGCGCGGCGGCCCCGTCCCAGTGCGCCGGACGGCCGGGCGGGCCGGCCGGGCGCGGGGCGTCGAGGGGTTTACGCACCTCCTCGGGTGGCACGGCCCGCGTCAGCCAGCCCCGCACGGACCGGGCCAGTTCCTGGTGTTCGTGCGTGATTCCGATGCCCATGGGCGGCAGACTAGAACACGTTTCAATCTGACGGTAGGTCAGATACGGGTGGATCGGCCCCGGATCCGACCGGCCACCGCCACGGCGGCGCCCGCGCCTCCCGGACCGCCGTCGACCCGCCGGGGCCCGTGGGGCACCATGGTCCGCCGGGCCCGTACCCGTACACCCGTACGGCAGCGGGTCCGTATCACCGCACATCCGTACGGCGGCGCCACCGCTCCGCCGCACCCGCAGCGCCCGAAGGAAGCCGCCATGAGCCACACCCCCTCCCCCGCACCGGAGGTCCTCGACGCGTTCACGGCGGCCAAGGGCTTCATGCCGCCCGCCGAGGGCCTCGCGCTGTACGCGGCCGCGGTCGAGGCGGCCGCGCCCGGGCTGCCGCTGCTGGAGGTGGGAACCTACTGCGGCCGGTCCACGATCCTGCTCGCGGCCGCCGCCCGGTCCGCCGGGACGACCGCCGTCACCGTGGACCACCACCGCGGCAGCGAGGAGCAGCAGCCCGGCTGGGAGTACCACGACCCGACGGTGGTCGACCCGGAAGTCGGCCTGATGGACACGCTGCCGACCTTCCGCCGCACGCTCCTGCGGGCCGGTCTCGAGGACCATGTGATCGCGATCGTCGGGCGGTCACCGCAGGTGGCCCGGGTCTGGGCGGCCCCGCTCGGGCTGGTGTTCATCGACGGCGGCCACACCGACGAACACGCCACGGCCGACTACGAGTGCTGGGCACCCCATATCGCCGACGGCGGGCTGCTGGTGATCCACGACGTCTTCCCCGACCCGGCGGACGGCGGGCAGGCCCCGTACCGGATCCACCGGCGCGCACTGGCCTCGGGCGCGTTCACCGAGATCTCGGCGACCGACTCGCTGCGCGTCCTGCGGCGTATCGGCCCGGGAATCTGACCTCCCAGGTCTAGGCTCGCAGTCGTGTCGCACCACGAGCACGACGCCCAGCACGATGCCCAGCACGATGCCCGGCACGGCGCCCGGCACGGCGCCCGGCACGGCGCCCGGCACGGCGCCGGCGGCCCCCGGCCCGACCGGCCCGGGGACCCCACCGGCGGAGCCGGACCCGCGCCCTCCGCCCGCCCGCGGCGGCACGTCCGGCGCGCCGTCGCCGCCACCGCCGTCGTGACTCTGGCCTGCGGCGCCCTCGCCGGATGGCTCTTCTGGCGGGCCGCCGACGGCCCCGCCCCGGGCGAGGACCACCGGGCGCTCCCGGCGGCCCGGGCATCGGACCGTACCGGCGCCGGTACGGACGGCCGTACCGACGACCGCCCCCCGGGCCCGGCCCGCGGCGCCCGCGAAGGACGCCTCTCCGGCAGGATCGTGGTGATCGACCCCGGCCACAATCCCGGCAACTTCCGGCATTCCACCGACATCAATCAACTCGTCGACATCGGAACCAACCGCAAGGAATGCGACACGACCGGTACGGAGACCGAAGACGGTTACACCGAGGCCGCATTCACCCGTGATGTTTCACAGCGTCTGCGCACCCTCCTCGAAAAGGAGGGCGCAAAGGTCGTTCTCACTCATGAGGAAGGCGAGCGGGCCTTCGGTCCGTGCATCGACGAACGGGCCCGGATCGGCAACACGGCGAAGGCCGACGCCGTCATTTCCGTCCATGCCGACGGTTCGGCCGAGGGCCATCGCGGATTCCATGTGATCCTGCCCGGAAAGGTCACTTCGGGCGGCGCCGACACCACCGCGATCGTCGGCCCCTCCCGGCAACTGGGCGAACACGTCGTGGCCGCCTTCGCCCGGGCCACGGGCTCCGGGCGGGCCAACTACCTCGGCAGCGGCACCGGCCTCGACGTGCGCACCGATCTCGGCGGGCTGAATCTCTCCACCGTCCCCAAGGTGTTCGTCGAGTGCGGAAACATGCAGGACTCCCAGGACGCGGCACTGCTGGCGAACGGCGACTGGCGGCAGAAGGCGGCCCTGGGCATCGCCGAGGGACTGCGCGCCTTCCTCGCACCCTGAACCACCGCCTGAACCACCGCCTGAACCACTACCGGTTTCCGCGTTGGCTTCCGCGCCGGGGTCCGGATCCGGACCACCGCCGTTATCCGGATCGGATTCCCTGCCGATTTCCCCCGGCATCCGGCGGATTCGGACCGCATCCGACCGTTCCCGGACACATTCCGGTCCGCCGCGCCAAGGGCGCTCGGCGATAGCGCCCCGGCCCGTCGCCGCCCTTCCCTCACCCGGCCGTCACCCAAGATCCCGATCCGGTTCCGATCGGGTTTCCATCCGGCCCCTTCGCGCGCTTCGCTCCCTGTGAGTCCGTATACCGGGCAGACGCCGGGAAGCGACAGGCGATAGATTCACCCCGGGTGACGGGGGAGTCCCCGCACTGCGCCGAGCGCCCCGATGCGACGACGACCCGAGACGACCGACGAAGGATTCTCACGTGAACATCCGCTCCCTCACACGAGGTGACGGCGTGGTGATCGGAGCAGCGGTACTGCTGTTCATCGCCTCGTTCCTCGACACGTTCGACTGCGCCGGAACCAGGTGCGACGACGTGCCGAACGCCTGGGACAACGGGGCCCTGCTGCTGGGGGTCTATCTCGCCGGCGTGATCGGCGCCGCGCTGATCGCGCTCTCGCACCTGCTGCCCCGCGCGCCGAAGGTGCTCGGCATCGAGCTGGGCCAGATCGGTGTGATCGCCGCGGTCTTCGCCGCCTGGACCGCGCTGGGCGCGATCTTCGACCCGTCGGGCTCGTTCGACATGGGCGAGTTCAGCCTCGACGCCGGTACCGGCCTGATCCTCGGCCTGATCGCGGCGCTCCTGCTGGCCGCGGGCGCGCTCTGCGGACAGCTCGTGCCCGCGTTCAAGGCCCCGCTGCTGGGCACCCCGAGCCCGGTGGCGCCCCCGTCCCCGTACGGCGGTCATCCGCAGGGCGGTTACGGCTACCCCGGCGCCCAGGCGCCCGGCCAGCCGCAGCCGTACCCCGGTGCTCAGCCCGCCCAGCAGGGCGTCCCGGGTGCCACACCGCCCGGTGGAACACCCGGCGGCGCTCCCGACTTCGCGCCGTTCTGGTTCGCGGTGCCGGTGGCCCGCCCGCTCTACCCGGAGGACGGCTCCCCGACCCCGATCGCCGAACTGGCGCCCGGCACCTGGTACCTCGCCGTCGACCAGCGCGGTCAGGCCCTGGTCGCGCAGACCCAGGACGGCCGCCGTGGTGTGCTCCAGGACACCACGGGCATCCAGCGCGGCTGACGCACGGCCCGTCCGGAACCCCCGGCCCCTCGCCCTTCCGGGCGGGGGGCCGCTGCCGTATTCTGACGCCTCGTCAGACAAGGGGCGGGTGAGGCTGTGCGACTGGGACTGGCCCTCGGTTACTGGGGCCGCGGCCCCGATCCGGACCGGCTCGGCCTCGCCCGCGAGGCCGAACGCCTCGGCTATGACTCGGTATGGACCTCGGAGGCCTGGGGCTCGGATGCCTTCACCCCGCTGACCTGGATCGCCGCGCACACCTCGCGGATCCGGCTCGGCACCGCCGTCGCGCAGATGGCCGCACGCACCCCGACCGCGACCGCGATGCACGCCCTCACCCTCGACCATCTCTCCGGCGGCCGGATGATGCTGGGCCTCGGACTTTCGGGGCCGCAGGTGGTGGAGGGCTGGTACGGCCGCCCCTTCCCGGCCTCCCCGCTGACCGCGACCCGGGAGTACGTCGACGTGGTCCGGCAGGTGCTGCGCCGTGAGGGGCCCGTGGTGCACGAGGGCCGCTATCACTCCCATCCGTACACCGGCCCCGACGGCACCGGTCTCGGCAGACCGCTGAAATCCATCACCCATCCGCTCCGGCCCGCACTGCCGGTCCTGCTGGGCGCGGAGGGCCCGAAGAACGTCGCCCAGACCGCCAAGATCGCCGACGGCTGGCTGCCGCTGTACTGGTCACCGCTGCGACCCGAGGTGTACGAGGAGTCCCTCGCCCCGCTCGCCGGGCGCACCGGCGACTTCATGATCGCCCCGCTGGTGCGGGCCGCGGTCTGCGACGACATCGCGCGGGGGCTGCTGCCGGTGAAGACCATGCTCGGCTTCTACATCGGCGGCATGGGGCACACCAGCCGCAACTTCCACGCCGATCTGATGGCGAGGATGGGGTACGAGGAGGAGGCGCGGAAGGTCCAGCGGCTCTTCGCGGCGGGCCGCCGGGAGGAGGCGGTCCGCGCGGTCCCCGACGCCTTCGCCGACGAGATCTCCCTGGTCGGCCCGCGCGCCCGGATCGCGGAGCGCCTCGAACTGTGGCGTACCACCCCCG is part of the Streptomyces qinzhouensis genome and harbors:
- a CDS encoding class I SAM-dependent methyltransferase; amino-acid sequence: MSHTPSPAPEVLDAFTAAKGFMPPAEGLALYAAAVEAAAPGLPLLEVGTYCGRSTILLAAAARSAGTTAVTVDHHRGSEEQQPGWEYHDPTVVDPEVGLMDTLPTFRRTLLRAGLEDHVIAIVGRSPQVARVWAAPLGLVFIDGGHTDEHATADYECWAPHIADGGLLVIHDVFPDPADGGQAPYRIHRRALASGAFTEISATDSLRVLRRIGPGI
- a CDS encoding N-acetylmuramoyl-L-alanine amidase, which produces MSHHEHDAQHDAQHDARHGARHGARHGARHGAGGPRPDRPGDPTGGAGPAPSARPRRHVRRAVAATAVVTLACGALAGWLFWRAADGPAPGEDHRALPAARASDRTGAGTDGRTDDRPPGPARGAREGRLSGRIVVIDPGHNPGNFRHSTDINQLVDIGTNRKECDTTGTETEDGYTEAAFTRDVSQRLRTLLEKEGAKVVLTHEEGERAFGPCIDERARIGNTAKADAVISVHADGSAEGHRGFHVILPGKVTSGGADTTAIVGPSRQLGEHVVAAFARATGSGRANYLGSGTGLDVRTDLGGLNLSTVPKVFVECGNMQDSQDAALLANGDWRQKAALGIAEGLRAFLAP
- a CDS encoding DUF5336 domain-containing protein, whose amino-acid sequence is MNIRSLTRGDGVVIGAAVLLFIASFLDTFDCAGTRCDDVPNAWDNGALLLGVYLAGVIGAALIALSHLLPRAPKVLGIELGQIGVIAAVFAAWTALGAIFDPSGSFDMGEFSLDAGTGLILGLIAALLLAAGALCGQLVPAFKAPLLGTPSPVAPPSPYGGHPQGGYGYPGAQAPGQPQPYPGAQPAQQGVPGATPPGGTPGGAPDFAPFWFAVPVARPLYPEDGSPTPIAELAPGTWYLAVDQRGQALVAQTQDGRRGVLQDTTGIQRG
- a CDS encoding LLM class F420-dependent oxidoreductase; translated protein: MRLGLALGYWGRGPDPDRLGLAREAERLGYDSVWTSEAWGSDAFTPLTWIAAHTSRIRLGTAVAQMAARTPTATAMHALTLDHLSGGRMMLGLGLSGPQVVEGWYGRPFPASPLTATREYVDVVRQVLRREGPVVHEGRYHSHPYTGPDGTGLGRPLKSITHPLRPALPVLLGAEGPKNVAQTAKIADGWLPLYWSPLRPEVYEESLAPLAGRTGDFMIAPLVRAAVCDDIARGLLPVKTMLGFYIGGMGHTSRNFHADLMARMGYEEEARKVQRLFAAGRREEAVRAVPDAFADEISLVGPRARIAERLELWRTTPATDLLVTSPDPATLRVLAELVL